A window of Candidatus Nitrospira allomarina genomic DNA:
AATGCATGAAGTGGGGGAGGGTTATGCCTGTTTGTATCCCCGAACAATCATGAAGACGCCAACGGCAACCATCGGGATACAGAGTAACTGACCCATCGTGATCCACTGGAAGATAAACCCTAAATGACTATCCGGTTCACGGAAAAATTCTACAAAAAATCGAGCGACTCCATATCCGCAGATGAAGGTCCAAAATATGGTTCCCGGTGGGGTTGACCGGCGGTTGATAACCCATAAAAGAGCAAAGAGTGCAAGGCCTTCCAAGCCTGCCTCATAGAGTTGCGAGGGGTGTCGGCACTCCGGGCCGCCATGAGGGAACACCATGCACCATTCGACGTCGGTCGGCCGCCCGAATAATTCTCCGTTGATAAAATTCCCCATCCGTCCAAAGCCCAACCCGATTGGAGCCGCTCCTGCGGCTAAGTCGGCGATGGGCCAAACAGGAAACCCGCGGGTTTTGCAAAAGATCCAGATCGCGATACATGTTCCGATCAGCCCGCCGTGAAATGACATTCCCCCTTCCCATACCGC
This region includes:
- the lgt gene encoding prolipoprotein diacylglyceryl transferase — its product is MALDPVSILADLARLPYPDIDPVFFRIGPLALRWYGLMYLLGLAGAYWLIKSRAATRNISLPPQQLSDLIVYAAFGVFLGGRLGYVLFYNLPFYLDHPLKIFAVWEGGMSFHGGLIGTCIAIWIFCKTRGFPVWPIADLAAGAAPIGLGFGRMGNFINGELFGRPTDVEWCMVFPHGGPECRHPSQLYEAGLEGLALFALLWVINRRSTPPGTIFWTFICGYGVARFFVEFFREPDSHLGFIFQWITMGQLLCIPMVAVGVFMIVRGYKQA